In one window of Bombus fervidus isolate BK054 chromosome 4, iyBomFerv1, whole genome shotgun sequence DNA:
- the Tmem43 gene encoding transmembrane protein 43: MYRTNQNGQPQRANTEPIHQNRITGGRQPPPINIPITVSEQFRESWLTAIIGLIMFATGMCLLFWNEGRAVKVAHSLDEALHNVAVLPNTMKLLPEYEGRLIHLSGPLKISEPLTEPDYGVIVSSVKLKRRVQMYQWVEIEEERSFGGVPEEEKHYYYTTEWKDKLVDSDHFYIRTGHHNPKEMPIKSQVQIADEVKIGAFILGTELKKNFNDFVEVTSDERPESRDIKMHSGLYYHSSNLWEPEVGDIRIQFSYAGKGGDIYSIVGMLQKGTIVPYITTHGEEILLQRKHKISVDQMFHLEHVHNYWRTWSIRGLGWLVLFLAATCLANILRTVILNSTFLCGIIAVESLTMSVSMSISLLVIGFAWVWYRPIIGLCLALASILPFIYSTLTSASQSQNRDNYRRL, from the exons ATGTATCGTACAAAT CAAAACGGGCAACCCCAAAGGGCAAATACTGAACCCATTCATCAAAATCGAATAACTGGAGGAAGGCAACCTCCTCctataaatattccaataacaGTTTCGGAACAATTTAGAGAATCATGGTTAACTGCTATTATTGGACTTATTATGTTTGCAACTGGCATGTGCCTCTTATTTTGGAATGAG GGAAGAGCAGTGAAAGTAGCACATTCTTTAGACGAAGCTTTACATAATGTAGCAGTGCTTCCAAATACGATGAAATTATTACCTGAATATGAAGGACGTTTGATACATTTATCAGGTCCATTAAAGATATCAGAACCATTAACTGAACCTGATTATGGCGTGATTGTATCAAGTGTGAAACTGAAACGCAGAGTTCAGATGTACCAATGGGTTGagatagaagaagaaagaag CTTTGGAGGAGTACCAGAAGAAGAAAAGCATTATTATTACACAACAGAATGGAAAGATAAACTTGTTGATTCAGATCATTTCTATATTAGAACTGGTCATCATAATCCAAAAGAAATGCCTATTAAAAGCCAAGTGCAGATTGCAGATGAAGTTAAGATTGGTGCATTTATTCTTGGAactgaattaaaaaagaattttaatgattttgtAGAAGTTACCAGTGATGAAAGACCTGAAAGTAGAGATATTAAAATGCACTCGGGTTTATACTATCATAGCTCTAATTTATGGGAACCTGAG GTAGGTGACATACGTATACAATTTTCCTACGCAGGAAAAGGAGGAGATATATATTCCATAGTTGGCATGTTGCAAAAAGGAACTATCGTACCATATATTACAACACATGGAGAAGAAATTTTACTTCAACGAAAGCACAAAATATCAGTAGATCAGATGTTTCATTTAGAACATGTGCACAATTACTGGCGTACGTGGAGTATTAG AGGGCTTGGATGGTTAGTCCTATTTTTAGCAGCAACATGTTTAGCAAATATATTAAGGACAGTAATTCTGAATTCAACATTCTTATGTGGAATTATTGCAGTTGAATCTTTAACAATGTCTGTATCAATGTCTATTAGTTTACTAGTAATTGGTTTTGCTTGGGTTTGGTATCGACCAATAATAGGTCTTTGCCTAGCATTAGCATCaattttaccatttatttattcaacatTAACATCAGCATCTCAATCTCAAAACCGTGATAATTATAGAAggctatga
- the Cap-d2 gene encoding CAP-D2 condensin subunit, whose amino-acid sequence MIKDFIIPINKDELLQSRSGQYFVKEIVPIRLLPQALDEIRSALQANGASFILDHFNTLFSIIVHGNKVELAIIMRAFTRIQKGIEMLVLDMESIFERGNELEEEHRLSLLNINKMLAYLFSWFICHIDDEVFKDVYDKLIGKRKKSTKSDIEDEWENSREKALEYIYRLLQLPLSKLWQPPIVEDSFIVLFTKVCYKILEQCKDSKQKSLRQTIFEILGTSIKKYNHGISCVIRIIQLVKIHDTLASHMAVGVIHMINDCGCNGLVKEIMKEIDQSELSELDSRNISIFLETIAASAPNLIIPILDDVMDYLGSEHYAMRNCTISIIREVVQKALTGDDLTQEQKDQRDECLNNLEEHILDNNAYVRSKVLQVWQHLCCEGAIPLARQGRLLATTALRLEDKSANVRKHALQLMRALLQSNPFAGKLNKVEISKSLEKEEIKLRKLQTERVSKSARGDKQRLELWNTLLPEIRKALKEVTDDGKKKDKSQDDEVEEEEDINSDTAFEHVRQLILKEKILEAVTYLWKVCIKLKRSPDIEVLSPEAKEECLFLLLLKTFMESESNLDNIGENTDAVHSTDKNKEEEEIISKRVVNYLKNCLEFATELEVAIPMAEKLLFSTTATDAIEACTLLGIAHQFGVAGAGAAIRDALFQVFHRDQSVRNNIALVYKDIYLNNHENQKSKRQEALTCVKSLIDLLKGLQPGQSQALTQLILTWYNNKDIGNDVLQVLWEKFSMKSSDTDLLDSRSALMLITMIAQAQSSIIIDNLEVLIKVGLGPRAKTDLLLARDTCRALLTIKHMSNDIEKTPFRYPNDHEMFKEILTLLIENFANLENDGYISFATDAINAIYHATNQPDRLMKQLLLQISIQGKFNNDSSENTVPFFLLSKLLYLVGHISIKQMVHLDTSVYKELKRRDTIRKLREEKNSNKTNKNLDRSRRSVTPNCARQILRNKEISILEDNGEDAVEGAAEDADAEFINDILENHIVTGDGLLVTFVPLVLDVCQYHDKYNDEDVQAAGALALSKMMTVSSRFCEKSLQLLITILERSPYPNIRANVLIGISDLTTRFPNQIEPWMKHVYGRLRDEDMNVRSTCVRVLSSLIMREMVRVRGQISELALCIIDKDPQIRQDAKQFFKALSQKGNALYNVMPDILSRLTDPDLDIRESDFQEILKYILNLLQKEKQVDAIIDKICARFKLATTERQWRDFAYCLSLLQFSAKSIHRLIESLPLLKDKIHHKQVLKALQSVIEQTKKKPNTKVACIELEEKIEELLKGKDKSNEDDSEVMPPPPVPKLRKHNSRRRKRSSSEEEEDDNIDSDPDSAPVTKTKSSKKPRSPEHKSSSDSDSDNGVSMKTSRKQSTVNTPTISVSRLSRKKRVSSVSTAPSPSPSRKKNKQITTSMRSSQRYSLRLSQSKQNH is encoded by the exons atgatcaaagattttattattcctATAAATAAAGATGAACTTTTACAAAGTCGGAGTGgacaatattttgttaaagaaaTCGTTCCAATACGATTATTACCACAAGCTCTAGATg AGATTCGGTCAGCACTCCAAGCAAATGGAGCCAGTTTCATTTTAGACCATTTTAATACACTTTTCTCTATAATTGTTCATGGAAATAAAGTTGAATTAGCAATTATTATGCGTGCCTTTACCAGAATTCAAAAAG gTATTGAAATGTTAGTACTTGATATGGAAAGTATATTTGAAAGAGGAAATGAGTTGGAAGAGGAACATAGATTGagtttgttaaatataaataaaatgctggcatatttattttcttggtTTATTTGCCATATAGATGATGAAGTTTTTAAAGATGTGTATGATAAATTAATAGGCAAG CGTAAAAAATCTACAAAGTCAGATATAGAAGATGAGTGGGAAAATAGTAGAGAGAAAGCATTAGAGTACATCTATAGATTATTACAATTACCATTATCAAAACTTTGGCAACCTCCTATCGTAGAAGACTCATTTATTGT atTATTCACTAAAGtgtgttataaaattttggaACAATGTAAAGATTCAAAACAGAAATCCCTGAGGCAAACTATTTTCGAG attttaggtacttcgattaaaaaatataatcatgGTATAAGCTGTGTGATAAGAATTATTCAG tTAGTGAAAATACATGATACATTAGCATCTCACATGGCTGTTGGAGTTATTCATATGATTAATGATTGTGGTTGTAATGGTTTAGtgaaagaaataatgaaagaGATTGATCAAAGTGAATTATCTGAACTTGACAGTCGTAATATATCAATATTCTTAGAGACTATTGCTGCTTCAGCACCAAATCTCATAATTCCTATTCTTGATGATGTGATGGATTATTTGGGTAGCGAG CATTATGCTATGAGAAACTGTACTATTAGTATTATACGTGAGGTTGTACAAAAAGCATTGACTGGAGATGATCTTACGCAAGAACAGAAGGATCAACGTGATGAGTGCCTTAATAACTTAGAAGAACATATTCTTGATAATAATGCTTATGTCAGATCAAAAGTTTTACAAGTTTGGCAACATTTATGTTGTGAAGGAGCTATTCCACTAGCAAGGCAAGGAAGACTTTTAGCTACTACTGCATTACGTTTAGAAGATAAAAGTGCAAATGTACGAAAACATGCGTTACAACTAATGCGTGCCTTATTACAAAGCAACCCATTTGCAGGAAAA ttaaataaagtagaaatttctaaatcgttagaaaaggaagaaataaaattgagaaagtTGCAAACTGAAAGAGTTAGTAAAAGTGCTCGTGGTGACAAACAAAGATTAGAATTATGGAATACTTTGCTTCCAGAAATAAGAAAAGCATTAAAAGAAGTTACTGATgatggaaagaaaaaggacAAAAGCCAAG ATGATGAagttgaagaagaagaagatattaATTCTGATACAGCATTTGAACATGTAagacaattaatattaaaagaaaaaattcttgAAGCAGTAACATATTTGTGGAaagtttgtataaaattaaaacgaagTCCAGATATAGAAGTTCTTTCTCCTGAAGCAAAAGAAGAATGTCTGTTTTTACTTCTATTGAAAACATTTATGGAATCTGAAAGTAATTTAGATAACATAGGAGAAAATACAGATGCAGTACATTCAACAGATAAAaacaaagaggaagaagaaataatatcaaaacgagttgtaaattatttaaaa AATTGTTTGGAATTTGCAACTGAATTAGAGGTTGCTATACCTATGGcggaaaaattacttttttctaCTACAGCAACCGATGCTATTGAAGCATGTACTTTACTTGGAATTGCTCATCAATTTGGTGTAGCTGGAGCTGGAGCTGCTATACGTGATGCTTTATTTCAAGTATTTCATCGTGATCAATCAGTACGAAACAATATAGCATTAGTGTATAAAGATATTTACTTAAATAATCATGAAAATCAAAAGTCAAAACGACAAGAGGCTCTTACATGTGTTAAATCattaattgatttattaaaagGACTTCAACCAGGTCAAAGTCAAGCTTTAACTCAGCTTATATTAACAtggtataataataaagatataggcaatgacgtattacag gtTCTATGggaaaaattttcgatgaAATCATCAGACACAGATTTATTAGATAGTAGATCTGCTTTAATGCTAATAACAATGATAGCTCAAGCTCAAAGCAGtattataattgataatttagaGGTATTAATAAAGGTAGGGCTTGGACCACGAGCAAAGACTGATCTTTTATTAGCCAGAGATACATGTAGAGCATTACTAACTATAAAACATATGAGTAATGATATTGAAAAGACACCTTTTAG GTATCCCAATGATCATGAAATGTTTAAAGAAATTCTTActttattaatagaaaattttgcaaatttagaaaatgatggatatatttcatttgcaaCTGATGCGATTAATGCGATTTATCATGCAA CAAATCAACCCGATCGTTTAATGAAGCAGTTATTATTACAAATCAGTATTCagggaaaatttaataatgatTCATCTGAAAATACTGTTCCATTCTTTTTGTTgtctaaattattatatttagttggacatatttcaattaaacaaATGGTACATTTAGATACATCAGtctataaagaattaaaacgaAGAGATACTATACGAAAAttaagagaagagaagaattcaaataaaactaataaaaatttggatAGATCTCGAAGATCAGTTACTCCCAATTGTGCAAGACAAATACTTCGCAATAAGGag ATAAGCATCTTAGAAGATAATGGAGAGGATGCTGTGGAAGGTGCAGCAGAAGATGCAGATGCAGAGTTTATAAATGACATTCTTGAAAATCATATTGTAACTGGAGATGGACTTTTAGTAACATTTGt TCCATTAGTACTAGATGTATGCCAATATCATGATAAGTATAACGATGAAGATGTACAAGCTGCTGGAGCTCTTGCTCTCAGCAAAATGATGACAGTGAGTTCCAGGTTTTGTGAAAAATCATTACAACTTTTAATTACAATACTAGAACGTTCACCATATCCTAATATTCGAGCCAATGTTCTTATTGGAATAAGTGATCTTACAACTAGATTTCCAAATCAAATTGAACCATGGATGAAACATGTTTATGGGAG aCTTCGTGATGAAGATATGAATGTAAGAAGTACCTGTGTTCGAGTTTTATCAAGTCTTATAATGAGAGAAATGGTGCGTGTGAGAGGTCAGATATCAGAACTAGCTCTCTGTATAATTGACAAAGATCCTCAAATTCGACAAGATGCAAAGCAATTTTTCAAAGCACTTTCACAAAAAGGCAACGCTCTCTACAATGTGATGCCTGATATATTGTCTCGCTTAACTGATCCTGATTTAGATATAAGGGAATCAGATTTTCAGGAAATTCTCAA GTATATCttgaatttattacaaaaagaaaaacaagttGATGCCATTATTGATAAGATTTGTGCTAGATTTAAATTGGCTACGACAGAAAGACAATGGCGTGACTTCGCGTATTGCCTTTCACTTTTACAATTTAGTGCGAAAA gTATACATCGTCTCATTGAAAGTTTACCTTTACTGAAAGACAAAATTCATCATAAACAAGTTTTAAAAGCATTACAATCTGTTATTGaacaaacaaagaaaaaaccAAATACAAAAGTAGCATGTATAGAAttggaagaaaaaatagaagaactTCTTAAAGGAAAAGACAAGTCAAATGAAGATGATAGTGAAGTAATGCCACCACCACCAGTGCCAAAATTAAGAAAGCACAATAGTAGACGCAGAAAACGTAGTAGTagcgaggaagaggaggatgATAATATTGATAGTGATCCTGATTCAGCACCCGTAACAAAAA CAAAAAGTTCTAAAAAACCAAGATCGCCTGAACATAAATCGAGTTCCGATTCAGATTCAGATAATGGTGTATCAATGAAAACTTCTAGAAAACAAT CTACAGTGAATACACCAACAATAAGTGTTTCAAGATTAAGTCGAAAGAAGCGTGTTAGTTCAGTTTCAACCGCTCCATCACCGTCGCCAtcacgaaaaaaaaataaacaaattacaacGTCAATGCGTTCTTCACAAAGATATTCGCTACGTTTATCTCAATCAAAACAAAACCATTAA
- the Upf3 gene encoding UPF3 regulator of nonsense mediated mRNA decay, protein MTMTEETQQSETAAQNEAQTSSPDVGKVKDSKKEKCRPMTKVVIRRLPPTMTQEQFLEQVSPLPEHDYLYFVKADMSLGQYAFSRAYINFVEQQDIFMFREKFDNYVFVDSKGTEYPAVVEFAPFQRLPKKRIGKKKDLKCGTIESDPYYISFLESLKNQEAESNVSQPKTEYSYQPPDNTPKKVTTTPLLEYVKQRKQEKQRLRDEKREERRRRDLERRRTKEDPIISKVLKNPDLDKEMCKDNKENREEKDKLSPKDIKNRIKKEDKLRDKIPRDRDSKSITKGYRERIEDRNKDRDIKHQRRHEDKKIYGRRDERDGIKEDRRFDGKDDRKYDFKEDTKDSRERKIEEKRGKSYEKMRQEKKRLAETKKQNVEFSVDTENSAKLRSEDEEFQKKEPPVDLYENIKENDEAMGDKEDAKYNKGKEKQETNERKVLIEDSVRDFGIRDQKRTETAVESNKDIEKSKSNEDINKEINEDDESEEKKDSKVTKRRSSLESGGEGGTGDGNCLRRHKSLDGGDQNNLQKTENEDKEKDKKDPRLERRIRNKDRPTMEIYRPGMGKFSKQRLEREKSNTNDERASLSQSPTPNPNSNNLCKSGKPGTEVRSMTFKRSISRDLV, encoded by the exons atGACAATGACTGAGGAAACACAACAATCTGAGACAGCCGCACAAAATGAGGCACAAACTAGTTCTCCAGATGTTGGAAAAGTTAAAgatagtaaaaaagaaaaatgccgACCTATGACTAAG gtAGTAATACGGAGATTACCTCCAACTATGACTCAAGAACAATTCCTAGAGCAAGTTTCTCCATTGCCAGAACATGattatctttattttgtaaaagctGATATGTCTTTGGGACAATATGCTTTTTCCCGTGCATATATTAACTTTGTTGAGCAACaggatatttttatgtttagagagaaatttgataattatgtATTTGTCGATTCTAAAGGAACAGAATATCCAGCAGTAGTAGAATTTGCACCTTTCCAAAGGTTACCAAAGAAAAGaataggaaaaaagaaagatttgaAATGTGGTACAATAGAGTCAGATCCATATTATATAAGTTTCTTAGAAAGTCTTAAAAATCAAGAAGCTGAATCTAATGTATCACAGCCAAAAACAGAGTACTCATATCAACCACCTGATA ATACACCAAAAAAAGTTACAACCACACCTCTCTTAGAATATGTGAAACAACGTAAGCAGGAGAAACAACGTCTCAGAGATGAAAAACGTGAAgaaagacgacgaagagatcTAGAAAGGAGGCGGACAAAGGAAGATCCTATTATATCTAAG GTATTGAAAAATCCAGATCTTGATAAAGAAATGTGTAaagataataaagaaaataggGAGGAAAAGGATAAACTTTCAcccaaagatataaaaaatcgtATTAAGAAAGAGGATAAATTACGTGACAAGATACCGCGTGATCGAGATTCCAAATCAATAACAAAAGGATATAGGGAAAGAATTgaagatagaaataaagatagaGATATAAAACATCAAAGACGACATgaagataaaaagatatatggaAGACGTGATGAAAGAGATGGTATAAAAGAAGATAGAAGATTTGATGGAAAAGATGatagaaaatatgattttaaagAAGATACTAAAGATTCTAGGGAACGAAAGATTGAGGAAAAACGAGGTAAAAGTTACGAAAAAATgagacaagaaaaaaaaaggctTGCAGAAACCAAAAAACAGAATGTAGAATTTAGTGTTGATACAGAAAATAGTGCGAAATTAAGAAGTGAAGATGAAGaattccaaaagaaagaaCCACCAGTTgatttgtatgaaaatattaaagaaaatgacGAAGCTATGGGTGATAAAGAGGAtgctaaatataataaaggaaaagagaaacaagAAACTAACGAAAGAAAGGTTCTAATAGAAGATTCTGTGCGTGATTTTGGGATAAGAGATCAGAAAAGGACAG AAACAGCTGTTGAAAGTAACAAAGACATTGAGAAATCAAAATCCAatgaagatattaataaagaaattaatgaagATGATGAATCTGAAGAAAAGAAGGATTCAAAAGTCACAAAAAGGCGGAGTTCACTTGAAAGTGGAGGGGAAGGTGGTACAGGAGATGGGAATTGTTTAAGGAGGCACAAGTCTTTAGATGGAGGAGATCAAAATAACTTACAAAAGACTGAAAatgaagataaagaaaaagataaaaaggatCCACGATTAGAACGTCGAATTAGAAACAAA gaTCGTCCTACCATGGAGATCTATCGGCCTGGAATGGGAAAATTTAGCAAACAAAGATTAGAACGAGAAAAATCTAATACTAACGATGAGAGAGCATCGCTTTCGCAAAGTCCTACTCCAAACCCCAATTCTAATAATCTTTGTAAATCAGGAAAACCTGGAACTGAAGTGCGATCtatgacgtttaaacgtagtATTAGTCGTGATTTGGTATAA